In one window of Oncorhynchus gorbuscha isolate QuinsamMale2020 ecotype Even-year linkage group LG23, OgorEven_v1.0, whole genome shotgun sequence DNA:
- the LOC124010905 gene encoding zinc finger protein 253-like produces MSKLELLRVIFNQRCTGAADEIFRAVAKTISEYQDNVNLSKEDNGRLQGLLDVILKPEIKLYRADFEQFIVSEVEFPPEQQQFEQEWSPDLGQDDWNPLQIKEEQGEFSIIQEEEDSVFTPAWVKSDYDQYSTQSSQTQSEEYKDRTKPKGVDYSKPTRGSWPKSRRTPTENRKGFISSKGRKSMDLKSPVQRRRHTEEKSFCCSDCGECFTQMGKLNSHRIMIHSRGNQFRCDECGKCFAQWGYLNSHMRIHTRVNCGKIFTQSGRFEPSLTTLKDRTGEKPYCCGECGKSFSNTGSLNYHRRSHTEKKSHRCHDCGKCFYKCMDLNIHRRIHTGEKPYHCQFCGKCYNQQTSLSYHMRNHTETSCNCHYCGRYIRHRGNLTAHMRIHTRKIR; encoded by the exons ATGTCTAAATTGGAGTTGTTGAGAGTGATTTTTAACCAACGATGTACAGGCGCTGCAGATGAGATATTCAGAGCCGTTGCGAAAACGATATCAGAGTACCAGGACAACGTTAATCTATCGAAAGAGGACAACGGCCGTCTACAGGGGCTGCTTGACGTCATCCTGAAACCTGAGATAAAGTTGTATAGAGCAG ATTTTGAGCAGTTCATTGTCTCTGAAGTGGAGTTTCCCCCTGAGCAGCAGCAATTTGAACAAGAGTGGAGCCCCGATCTGGGGCAAGATGACTGGAACCCCTTACAGATTAAAGAGGAACAGGGGGAATTCAGTATCATCCAGGAGGAGGAAGACTCTGTATTCACTCCTGCCTGGGTGAAAAGTGACTATGATCAGTACTCAACTCAGTCCTCACAAACCCAAAGTGAAGAGTACAAAGACAGAACAAAACCTAAGGGAGTGGATTATTCAAAGCCAACCCGTGGCTCTTGGCCCAAATCGAGGAGGACACCGACAGAAAATAGAAAAGGCTTTATCAGCTCCAAGGGTAGAAAATCAATGGATCTGAAATCACCAGTGCAAAGGAGGCGTCACACAGAAGAGAAATCATTTTGCTGTAGTGATTGTGGTGAATGTTTCACTCAGATGGGAAAACTGAATTCTCATAGGATCATGATACACTCCAGAGGTAATCAGTTTCGCTGTGATGAATGTGGCAAATGTTTTGCTCAGTGGGGATATCTGAATTCTCATATGAGGATTCACACAAGGGTGAATTGTGGCAAAATATTCACTCAGTCTGGCCGTTTCGAACCCTCCTTGACCACTTTGAAGGATcgcacaggagagaaaccttattgCTGTGGTGAATGTGGCAAATCTTTTTCTAACACTGGGTCCCTGAATTATCATAGGAGGTCGCACACAGAGAAGAAATCGCATCGCTGCCATGATTGTGGcaaatgtttttataaatgtaTGGATCTGAATATTCACAGGAGgattcacacaggggagaaaccataTCACTGCCAGTTCTGTGGAAAATGTTATAATCAGCAGACTTCTCTAAGTTATCACATGAGGAATCACACAGAGACATCTTGTAACTGTCATTATTGTGGCAGATATATTCGTCATAGAGGTAATCTGACAGCGCATATGAGGATTCACACGAGGAAAATCAGATAA